One Prinia subflava isolate CZ2003 ecotype Zambia chromosome 8, Cam_Psub_1.2, whole genome shotgun sequence DNA window includes the following coding sequences:
- the LOC134554439 gene encoding gastrin/cholecystokinin-like peptide — MKVSLCLALILALAVASCLCRPAAEAPGAMGDQHPSGLARRDWPQYLSQEQQHLLSQFLPHVLTELNKHKAFVHEDEGMEALHDHYYPDWMDFGRRSAEDEAGAA, encoded by the exons ATGAAGGTGTCGCTGTGCCTCGCTCTCATCCTCGCCCTGGCAGTGGCCTCCTGCCTGTGCCGGCCAGCAGCAGAGGCCCCAGGAGCCATGGGGGACCAGCACCCCTCCGGCCTGGCCCGGCGGGACTGGCCCCAGTAcctgtcccaggagcagcagcacctcttGTCCCAGTTCCTGCCCCACGTCCTCACAG agctgaacaAGCACAAGGCCTTCGTGCATGAGGACGAGGGGATGGAGGCTTTGCACGACCACTACTACCCCGACTGGATGGACTTCGGCCGCCGCAGCGCCGAGGACGAGGCCGGTGCTGCGTAG
- the HAP1 gene encoding huntingtin-associated protein 1 produces the protein MEIWSSPTAYDELNGNAERGGSADPIARELEEVLCAERVVRITKTYHDIDAVTNLLDEKERDLELAARIGQSLLKQNRSLTERNELLEEQLELAKEEIAQLRHEVSMRDDLLHFYTTTTEESEPTTTTSTPLRRHESSLSLQQYFQYDTLQQKLKSLEEENQKLRMEATNIATETCQYEDQEQQLMIDCVEHFSEASQQVVHLSEELAHRAEDAARQQEEITQLLAQVADLQQKCRTYGSEVEELQQHLTAAKEVQQQLRMELRDLQEKYAECGGMLQEAQEEVKSLRSRSLPNSTVSRYSAASLLPVDSLAAEIKGMMRKRTDSSSSDYKSCQRVFETVKAVNQAAKAKSCSESPHHVPGSKQLSAAHSGGASTPHTSCSASEDSLAQGGSEDARAAPGQQDLEAAVQRLSVRQQSHGSQERSFFEAERERKLRRLRDGASSSGFVTPEGSIVSTGTSYSGGSELTAASSFSLGSLSYLPDKLQIVKPLEGSVTLHHWQQLAQPNLGGILVPRPGVLTKDFRQLDIDLEEVYSLNDLEEDDVDASSFQLLPTSTPAKAKERPRVFLSVNNLPQTPSTFTITTCHILHPTSAITTVTPSLYHAVVPSCGPFEGLSLNSPPPEQTPPTLALGPGPPSTPLGLFRLSLGRDSRLAPGTGSWWAPSLRSQDPQHCEPQPCPVPRGQDGAPARSSIFSWNLVEKLQRLGLDKVVARGEMSCARPGPRGAWGAQK, from the exons ATGGAGATCTGGAGCAGCCCCACCGCCTACGATGAGTTGAACGGGAACGCGGAGCGCGGCGGCAGCGCGGACCCCATCGCCCGGGAGCTGGAGGAAG TCCTGTGTGCTGAGCGGGTGGTCAGGATCACGAAGACCTACCACGACATTGACGCCGTCACCAACCTGCTGGATGAG AAAGAGCGGGACCTGGAGTTAGCAGCACGCATTGGGCAGTCCCTGTTGAAGCAGAACCGAAGCCTGACTGAGCGCAATgagctcctggaggagcagctggaattggCCAAAGAGGAG ATCGCGCAGCTGCGCCATGAGGTCTCCATGCGGGATGACCTCCTGCACTTCTACACCACCACAACGGAGGAGAGCGagcccaccaccaccacctccacACC gctgcgCAGGCACGAGTCCTCGCTGTCCTTGCAGCAGTACTTCCAGTACGACACCTTGCAGCAGAAACTCAAgagcctggaggaggagaaccAGAAGCTCCGTATGGAG GCCACCAACATCGCCACTGAGACCTGCCAGTACGAggaccaggagcagcagctgatgaTTGACTGCGTGGAGCACTTCT CCGAAGCCAGCCAGCAGGTCGTTCACCTGTCGGAGGAGCTGGCGCACAGGGCGGAGGACGCGGCGCGGCAGCAGGAGGAGATCACGCAGCTCCTGGCGCAGGTCGCGGACCTGCAGCAGAAGTGTCGCACG TACGGCTCCGAGGTggaggagctccagcagcacctgacCGCGGCCAaggaggtgcagcagcagctccggaTGGAG CTGCGGGATCTGCAGGAGAAGTACGCGGAGTGCGGCGGGATGCTGCAGGAGGCGCAGGAGGAGGTGAAGAGCCTGCGGAGCCGCAGCCTGCCCAACAGCACCGTCAGCCGCTACAGCGCTGCCAGTCTGCTGCCCGTG GACTCGCTGGCGGCTGAGATCAAGGGGATGATGAGGAAGAGGACGGACAGCTCCTCCTCAGATTACAA GAGCTGCCAGCGCGTCTTCGAGACTGTGAAGGCCGTGAACCAGGCAGCCAAAGCCAAGTCGTGCTCTGAGTCTCCCCACCACGTTCCAGGCTCCAAGCAGTTATCTGCTGCCCACTCGGGGGGGGCCAGCACCCCCCACACCAGCTGCTCCGCCTCGGAGGACTCCCT GGCCCAGGGGGGCAGCGAGGACGcgcgggcagccccggggcagcaggacctggaggCGGCGGTGCAGCGGCTGTCGGTGCGGCAGCAGAGCCACGGCTCCCAGGAGCGCTCCTTCTTCGAGGCCGAGCGGGAACGCAAACTCCGGCGCCTGAGAGACGGGGCGAGCTCCAGTGGCTTCGTCACCCCCGAGGGCAGCATCGTCTCCACTGGGACCAGCTACTCGGGCGGCTCGGAACTCACCGCTGCCTCCAGCTTCTCCCTCGGCTCCCTCAGCTACTTACCCGACAAACTGCAGATTGTGAAGCCACTGGAAG GCTCTGTGACACTCCaccactggcagcagctggcacagcccaacCTGGGTGGGATCCTGGTGCCCCGTCCCGGGGTGCTCACCAAAGACTTCAGGCAGCTGGACATAGACCTGGAGGAGGTGTACAGTCTCAACGACCTGGAGGAGGATGATGTGGACgccagctccttccagctgctccctaCCTCAACACCGGCCAAAGCCAAGGAGCGCCCCAGGG TGTTCCTCTCTGTTAACAACCTCCCCCAGACCCCGTCTACCTTCACCATCACCACCTGCCACATCCTCCACCCCACCTCTGCGATCACCACGGTGACACCCAG TCTGTATCATGCCGTCGTGCCTTCTTGTGGGCCCTTTGAGGGGCTGAGCCTCAACAGCCCCCCACCAGAACAGACTCCCCCCACACTGGCGCTTGGCCCTGGACCCCCGAGCACCCCCTTGGGACTCTTCAGGCTCTCGCTGGGGCGAGATTCCCGCTTGGCACCAGGGACTGGATCGTGGTGGGCTCCCTCACTCCGCTCCCAGGACCCTCAGCATTGtgagccacagccctgccccgtGCCCAGAGGTCAGGATGGagccccagccaggagcagcatcttcagctggaacctggTGGAGAAGTTGCAGCGCCTGGGGCTGGACAAGGTGGTGGCCAGAGGGGAGATGTCCTGTGCCCGGCCAGGGCCCAGAGGGGCCTGGGGTGCCCAGAAGTga